ACGTAACCCTGATAAGGGTTTGCGCTCCAAAGGCATCTTTCACCGGGTGGAACAACATCGGTATGAGTCAATATCCAAACCTTGCGTTGAGAATATTCTCCGGCAAGGCCGACCAACAGATTCGGGCGATACCCGGACGGCACCCGCTCATCCGGTGCGTTTATTTCCAGTATATCGGGAAAGCCTGCCTGTATAAGATATTTCCGCAAATAATCCGTTTTTTCCGCTTCTCCTGAACCACCGTTGTCCGGAGAGAGCGCC
This Deltaproteobacteria bacterium DNA region includes the following protein-coding sequences:
- a CDS encoding M20 family metallo-hydrolase (catalyzes the transamination of diaminopimelate with 2-oxoglutarate to produce tetrahydrodipicolinate and glutamate), whose protein sequence is MINQKTKARIFHRIESYVDDMVDLQIKLTGIPALSPDNGGSGEAEKTDYLRKYLIQAGFPDILEINAPDERVPSGYRPNLLVGLAGEYSQRKVWILTHTDVVPPGERCLWSANPYQGYV